GAATGACATCATTATAGCATCCGCCTAAGGCGGACAAAAGGCCGGACAGTAGTAAGTTTTTTAATTGATAAATAATTTGAAGTTTATGCAGTTCCGTTGGAAGGACAAACATTCTTATCTGTCCGGATTCAGATGGAAATGTCTGGCTTCCTAACTGCTCTTATGAAAAATTCTAATAATACCTTTTGTCAACAACTTCACCCACCTGAGACGGATTGCCCTACTTCATCAATAGCTTACCAAAGGAGAAAACCGCTGCTTTGGCTACATTTTCGAACGGGCTTCCCTGCCAATCGAGCGGCAGTAAATCAGCGCCAGAGTTCGGTAAAACATGTGAGCAAATTTGGAATACGGCATATATATCAACAGAAAAAACACCGCTACCAAATGAAGGAAATAATTCGCGCAAGCCAGCATCGGGATGTTTGCCAAACGGGTAAGCCATGACAGCATGCCGGTTAGCCCGACAAAGAAGACGATATATAAGAAAAGCGAATCGGTATAGCTATTAGCGCCTACGTTTTCCTTATTGGTCCAGTGACGGTATAACAGCATGATACCGCCAATTAAAATAGCAATACCGCCAATCAAACCGGAGATTTTCACTATATGAGGCCATTCTCTCGGGATTGGGAAAAACGGTTGGACAATAGTTATGCCTAAGAGTTCGAGATAATGAGGGATAAAGTGAAGCACAAATACTAAAGCTGTGGCGATAAATGAACCTGCAAAACCTATTAACAATAAGACATGACCCCATGAACGGGATTTGTTGGTGTCGCATTTGAAAAAATTACCGTGCATGATAATCTCTACAAGAGTCAGTTTGCAAGCCTGAATAAACGAAAGGCTTTTATCCGCGCCATCAGCATGAAGATTTTTCCAAAACCTTGACAAACTTATAATAGCGAAAATGACAACTAAAATCATGCCAAACACAAATAAGACATCCACCGCGCTGTGCGGCAAAAACAGATTGTAATCAATCGGGTTGGCAGTCAGGAAAACAAATTTACCATTTGCCCTTGGCGCAAAACCAAACATCAGCCCCAATAGGATTAGAACCGGCGCAAGCAGTAATATCGGTAGTGCTTTGGGGTTGGCTAAGGCTTTGCCCATAAACGATGGGATGGCATACGCCTTATATATATACGACCGAATAGCCGATAAAACATCGCCGGGTTTTGCTCCGCGCGGGCAATTGACACTGCAGTCGTTGCATTGATAGCAAAGCCAAATATCGGGATCTTTAGCTAACTGGTCTATCTGTCCCCATTGCGCCATAATCATCTCCTTGCGGGGAAATGGCTTATCCTCCGGAGACAAATTGCAGACCACCGAGCAGGTGGCGCATTGGTAACATTTTTTCAGGGTATCGCCGCCAAGCCTATCGATCTCATTTATAAATTCCATATCTGGTTCTATTATGCGGGCTTCTGCCATCAACTCTCCTTGTTTATGATTCACATAAGGACTGTATAAATGATATTATATACACCCAAATTTATGTCGGCGCGCGAAAATGT
Above is a genomic segment from Candidatus Zixiibacteriota bacterium containing:
- the qmoC gene encoding quinone-interacting membrane-bound oxidoreductase complex subunit QmoC, giving the protein MAEARIIEPDMEFINEIDRLGGDTLKKCYQCATCSVVCNLSPEDKPFPRKEMIMAQWGQIDQLAKDPDIWLCYQCNDCSVNCPRGAKPGDVLSAIRSYIYKAYAIPSFMGKALANPKALPILLLAPVLILLGLMFGFAPRANGKFVFLTANPIDYNLFLPHSAVDVLFVFGMILVVIFAIISLSRFWKNLHADGADKSLSFIQACKLTLVEIIMHGNFFKCDTNKSRSWGHVLLLIGFAGSFIATALVFVLHFIPHYLELLGITIVQPFFPIPREWPHIVKISGLIGGIAILIGGIMLLYRHWTNKENVGANSYTDSLFLYIVFFVGLTGMLSWLTRLANIPMLACANYFLHLVAVFFLLIYMPYSKFAHMFYRTLALIYCRSIGREARSKM